The Lepidochelys kempii isolate rLepKem1 chromosome 2, rLepKem1.hap2, whole genome shotgun sequence genomic interval caaatttattggagcataagctttcatgggttacagcccacttcattggatgcatagaatggaacatatagtatgaatatatatatagatGCCAACGAGAAActactgagcttgaattaatatgcaaactagataccattaacttaggtttgaacagagactgggagtcgctgtgtcattacacatattgactctatttccccatgttaagtatcctcacaccttcttgtcaactgtctaaatgggccatcttgattaccactacaaaagtttttttttcctcctgctgataatagctcctcttaattaattagcctcttacagtttgtatggcaacttccaccttctctctctctatatcttcttactataaaTTCCATTATCTGCATCCAATGAAGCAGGcgtaacccatgaaagcttatgctctaataaatttgttagtctccaaggtgccacaagtcctccttttctttttttctaaggAGCTGGGCCCCTGCCTCTCAGGGCAATCACAGAACAATCCCAGGTCCGGGCTGAGCCAAGCCAAAGGACCAGGTGTCCACAAAATTACTCCCTCTTTTCCCCCCAGCCAGAGAACCAGCCCCTCACCCTGAGCTACTCTCCCCCACGGAGCCAGCCCCCTTACAGagccccagccctgaagaagaaggagaagaagaagaagctgaAGCTGTTGCTGCTACCCCCGCCCCCTTACAGAGCCCTTCCTCCCCAACAGGCCCCGCCTCCCAAACtactccctcccttctccccaccagaAAACCCCGCCGCCTAGTGTCCTCTGGAGTCTGGCGCAGGCGTATTTCAACCCAGAAGGGGCGGAGTTAACTAACGCCTCGCGAGATTTCACGccgggcaccggggggggggggaatgcgcTGCATTGTGGGAGGTTCTTCCTTTCTTGTTGCCCGGCCATCTTGGAGGCGCGCCTCGGGTGAGCGGGGCTCCGCGGGGTTGGGCAGGGGCGCTGCGGGCCGGCCGGCACTCGGGGCTAACCCTTCCTCCTTGTGTTTCAGCAACCGCCGGACCCGACACGAGGCAGCAACATGGTGGCTGCGAAGAAAACGGTGAGTGAGCGGGGCGGGCCTGGCGCTCACGTGGCGGCGGCAGGAGGCTGCGGAGCGGCCCCGGGGCGCGGGGCAGCTGCCTGGGGAGCGGCCAGCGGTCTCCGGGCTGTCCCGGGGCTGGGGGCTTGGGGGGGACCCAAATGAATAAGGGGGGCGGAGCAGGGTGCCCCAAGTCGCTGTGGGAGGCCTCCCCCTGGGCTCCTTCAGCTCGCAGGAGGCGCTGGCGCAGGGCGGTATCGTCCCCTTAGCTGTGTTGGGCTGCCCCTCACCTCGCTCTGCCCTGTGTCGTCCGAGCCCGGGTCGCCTCACGCCCGGCTCTCGCTGTCCGCCCGAGGTTCCCGGGCGTGTCGATATCCTCCCCCGGGGGCTTTGCTAGCTCTGTGCGGTCGGGATGGGTTATGGCCTAATTGTTCTAGAACAAAGCGTGGGTGCGGGTCAGTGCATTTCGGCGTCTGCTCTCGTATCTTGCTCTACCTTGTGATGAGCATTGCCTTTATTTTTGTACGCTCGAAAGTCATGCTGTAAGAAGTCCTCTGTAATTACAAAATTCGCTACCGGGTTGCAATATGCGgcaaagcattacagaaaaatcCCTTCAGCGCCCTGTTGATAGTGATCACTGTCCTAGTTATATTGCATGAAATGTATGTACGCAGGACAGGGTCTAATGGTCAGACTGCAATTTAAAATGGGGTAACTTGATGCTTCTTTCTAAACCTGGCTTAGCCTTGGTAAATTGAAAAAGGACCTTTGAATGTAGGATCCCACAAATATACTGACACTGAAAAGGGTAGGGTCAGGTTGGAAGTTCAGAACAATACAACATAATTTGTATAGTagctttaaaaattgtcagttaaTTTCTCTTTGCATTTAAGAGGTATAAATAAGAGGACTACCTTGAAGTCTGAGGAATGTTGTCATATGATATACAAATTTCTTGTTTTGTTATTGATAAGCTCTTTCTTAATTTCTTGGATATTTAGATATGAGCTACTTCATCTTTTGAACTGTAAATAGTAAAAAGCTTAGTGAACCAAAAGACTTGTTCAGTTAAAGCTCTTTAAAATTGATCATTCTCTGTGTTAATCTGCATTATTCCATGTATTTTAACTCTGTTACAGAAAAAGTCGCTAGAGTCCATAAACTCAAGGCTTCAACTGGTTATGAAAAGTGGTAAATATGTGCTTGGGTACAAACAGACTCTGAAAATGATTCGGCAGGGCAAAGCCAAGTTGGTCATCCTAGCCAACAACTGTCCTGCTTTGAGGTAGGTACTGTTCTGTTGGAAATTGGACTTCCTGAAAACTGCTTTTAGAAAGAGAGATACTTTATCCACATCTGCTTTATGCTGTGCAGAGTGTGAACAGTTTTTAGTACAGTGCACTGAACTGTCCTGTCCTAGTTCTACAATGTTATATTTGCTGCAAAATGATGCTGGATCTCTGGTGCAAGTTGCTTGTGCAAACAATGCAGGACTGAGCCTGTAAAGTGCTTTTAAATTATGCTGCCCAGCTTCTGTACAGCAAAGGAAGCTTATATTAAAGAAAAACTTTCTACACCTGTTATGATTCAGATAAGAAGGGTGTAGCAAAGTGGCTGTTATGCAGGTGGAGAAGGAATCCTAAATGGCTTCTgtgcctcttcctctcccctccctatTTTGAAACCTCATGCTGTGGGCTGGATCCTGTCTGTCATCAAATAGGGTTTTGGTGGCtttgaaaataactttttatGAGGAGTTTCAAGATGCAGAAAAGAGATCCAGACCCTGTAGTGGCTGGAGCTATtcaggttgtgggagggggaCAGGTTGATGTGGATCTGCATGTAATTTGGATTGCTGGAGGGGACCAGTGGTGGTTGACAAGACCTGCAGCTCATAGAGGCCAAGTGGAAAAGGGGCAAGCTAGGAATGTgaaagaactggacacaattcacTTTAATGCCTCTGTCACCACCAGAAGCCCAGGTTTCTGGTTCCCTGTCTGCTTAGCATCTGGCCAcctgccttccccagccctcatcagtaaggctacattttagtcatgggcatttttagtaaaagtcatggataagTCACGGggagtaaacaaaaattcacatccTCTGACCTGTCCGTGaattgtactatatacccctgaccgGAGGAGAGTGACCTGGGTTTTTCTGGGGGGGAGCAGCCCGTGACTACTGCtggtgaggggtggggctggcaggctccctacctggttctgtgcagctccccagaagtggcgatgtccttccctcagctcctaagtggaggtgtggccaggcaacTCTGCTtcgccctgagcaccagctccgtagttcccattggctgggaaccatggcagtgcctggaggtggattaggagctggaggagagacaTGATGCTGTTTCTGTGGAGCCCCaccgaggtaagtgctgcccagattCTTCACCCCGCTCGTACACCaacccccagtcctgagcccccttccacacccaaacccctgcagctgctgggggagggagtgcgGTGGTGCGAGActgcccctgcagcagccaggcCCTGGGCCAGTTGCTGCTGGGGCAGAAGTtagaggtcctggaaagtcacggaatccatgatgtctgtgacaaacttgcagccttactCATCAGCTACAGGTTCCAGTGACCAACCCATCAACTAGTCCTGTTCACTCCCACTCCCTCTCAGCAGTCTACTTTTGCATCTCCTGTCAGCCCTTTTTCCCTGTACAAAGGAGCCTACCTGCTATTTGAGCAGCTCTTGAGGCCTTTCTTGGAAAAGACATCTGCACTAACCAGAGCTGCCAAACCCCGTTCCTGTCTGTCAGAATCAGACTCCTATATCCGAAAGCTGTGATTGGGAAGCCAGGCTCCCCTTGGGGGAAAGATGGTGACTGCCCCCCAACACACATCTCAAGTGGAAGAATAAAACTAACTTCACTGCTCAATCTAAAACTTTGGAAGTGTAGTTAGGATTCAAACTGGTCTAATAATGTCCCATTGAAGGATTCATTTGATGGGAATGAGTGAGTGTACCATTTTCTGATGCATAGTTCCTTAATTCTCAGAAAATCAGAGATTGAGTACTATGCTATGTTGGCAAAGACTGGTGTGCATCACTACAGCGGCAACAATATTGAATTGGGTACAGCATGTGGAAAATACTACAGAGTGTGCACGCTGGCTATCATTGATCCAGGTATGTGTTCCAGCATCTTTTGCTTCTATACGACTCCATCACCACAAAACATTAACTGGATTTGCCATTCTGTTTAATACCAGGGTACAGGGCCTGGACAGGACTTCCATGACAcagaacattaaaaacaaaaaaccagcatATTCTCTTTATTGGGCTTGCTTCACCTCAGCAAGCTATTTTTCCCACCAGCAATGGGGATCTTTAGAATACTTTGGCCAGTTGATAAGGCTTGGAAATATGATCTCTAATTCAGTTTTTCTT includes:
- the RPL30 gene encoding large ribosomal subunit protein eL30 → MVAAKKTKKSLESINSRLQLVMKSGKYVLGYKQTLKMIRQGKAKLVILANNCPALRKSEIEYYAMLAKTGVHHYSGNNIELGTACGKYYRVCTLAIIDPGDSDIIRSMPEQTTEK